The genome window AACGCACAACATTAGCCCACTGATTATATAGCTTAGGAAGATCACGATAGGAATGAATAATATTTTTATAATGCTCTGCAAAAAGCACTTCTGATGTTGGGCGCACACAAAGTCTTTCTGCTAGTTTCTCGTCTCCGCCATGTGTAACCCATGCTACTTCTGGTGCGAATCCCTCAATATGATCTTTTTCTCGTTGTAAAAGGCTTTCTGGAATAAATAATGGCATATAAACATTTTCATGCCCTGTTTCTTTAATACGTTTATCTAATGCTTCTTTAATATTCTCCCAAATCGCTGTTCCATAAGGTCGAATAATCATCGAACCTCTTACACTTGAATAATCGATTAGTTCCGCTTTTGTCACTACATCTGTATACCACTGGGCAAAATCATCTTCCATGCTAGTAATGCTTTTTACAAAATCCTTCGCCATTTTAAAGGGCCTCCTATTTTATCTGTGTTTTTAAACGTATTTCAAGCGATCTTTCTTAGAAAAAGACCATAAAAAAAAAGCGTTGCTATTCATTAGGGACCAAATAATGGCGGTACCACCCTAATTCAAAGCAAAGCTTTACACTCTTCCATGTTAACGGTATTGAACCGCTGAATCTTCTTAAACAAAGTCTATTCGATACAGAACGAAAAAGGCAGGTTCAACAGGTAAGCCTATAGGTCCTTTCAGCATTTAGACCCTCTCTTTTTATAGACATTGCTGCATACTAATCCTTTTTATAGTTTCATTATTCATTTCTTTGTGAAAAATCATATCGGATAGAAACATTATTGTCAATATAGATTTTTTTTATTCTTTTTAACCGATAGGGCATATATCTTTTATTTTCGATAATGGAGAAGGAGTGAATGGCTTCTCTGTGTTTTCTTTAAGCTCTATGCTTTTTAGGCATAGAAAGTATTTCTCTGGACCCTTATCTATTAACCTCTTAAATAAAAATTTAGCGCTGCTTGCAGTGCTTGGCCTGCAGGGAGTTTTACACCATGGCTAATGAGGCATGCCTCTAAACTCGCAAGTACGAATAAGACATTTTCTTTGCGACAGCTATAGCCCATTGTTCCAATTCTCCATATTTTTCCGTGTAATGGACCAAAAGAGCTGGCTATTTCTACTCCAAATTGCTCAAGCATCATACTACGAACAGATTCTGCATCAATCCCCTTTGGAACGTTAATGCATGTTACCGTTGGCAGCTTCCACCTTTTATCACCGAACAATTCAAGCCCCATTCCCTTTATTCCTTCCATGAGCGCTTGTTCATGGTACTGATGACGAGCAAACCTCTTTTCCAAGCCTTCTTCTAAAACAATTCTTAATCCTTCATGAAGAGCATATAACATGGTAGTTGCTTCTGTATGATGATTCAGCCTTCGCGGACTCCAATAATCCTGCAATTGTGCCAAATCTAAATAATTTGAGCGAATTGGGGCATGGGCTTTTATCTCTGCTAGCTCCACTTCTGTAGCTATTCCTCTTTCTACTTTCTTCCGTGCATTTAACACTTTTTCCACTCGATCATTATACGTAATAGGGGCATTTCCAGATGGAACTGATAAACATTTTTGATTTCCTCCAATTACTGCATCGATATACCAATTATCTGTTTGAACATTGGCTCCTCCAATTGTTGCAACTGCGTCAACGATAAAGAGAATATCTTGTTCTCGACATGCTTTGCCGACCTCTTCTAATGGCTGCATACACCCTGTTGATGTTTCTCCATGAACAAGAGCAACTACTTTCGGTCTCACTCTTTTCATTTCTGCAATAATTACTTCTGGATCAAAAACCTCGCCCCATTTACATTGAAGCAAATGAATCTCAGCCCCATATCTTTCAGAAATTTCCGTCAAAAGATGTCCAAATCTTCCGTAAATTGGAATTAACACTTTATCTCCTGGCTCAATGACACTGGCCAATACAGCTTCTAGTCCAGATCTTGATGTTCCATCAACTGGATATGCCCATTGATTTTTAGTTTGGAAAACTTGTTGAATCATTCTCATAACATCATTCATGATAGATGTAAATGCAGGATCAAATTGTCCCAAAATAGGTGTACTTAACGCCCTTAACACTCTCGGATCAACCTCAACAGGTCCTGGTGTCATAATCGTTCTTAAGGGTGTGTTTAGTTCTAAAAAAGTCACTATGATACTTCCTTTCCTTATCTTTTAGTAATTCCCTCTGCTTGCTTCGTGATCCTTCTTTTTGGTCTTCATCAATCTCATAAACACCACTTCTCTCTTTCCTCTCTTCTTTTCGGCTTTCATCAACCCCATGAACTCCACTTTTCCTATTCCTCTCTTACTTTTCGGCTTTCATCAACCCCATGAACACCACTTTCCTCTTTCCTCTCTTACTTTTTGGCTTTCATCAACCCCATGAACTCCACTTTCCTCTTTCCTCTCTTACTTTTTGGCTTTCATCAACCCCATGAACTCCACTTTCCTCTTTCCACTCCTACTTTTCGGCTTTCATCGACCTCATGAACTCCACTTTCCGCCTTCCCTGCACCTTAAGTACGTTCATCTCAGAAAAAATCAATAAGCCAAACGGTGTAGTAATTCTATAAGAACAACAACCCCATTTTTTAAATCTTCTAGATTTGTATGTTCCTTTGGGGAATGACTGATCCCATTTACACTAGGAACAAATAGTAACGCTGTCGGGCAATAGGTTCCGAAAATTTGTGCATCGTGACCGGCACCACTAATCATTTTTTGATATGGGATATCTATTTCCTCCACAATTCTCTCCGACAGCTGCGTTAGTTTATCGTCCATTGCAACGGCCTTAACATCCAGCCATTGATTCCATCCTACTTCCATACCAGCAGTCTTACATCTCTCTTTAAAATGTGCAAAAATTTTCTCACAATAGTAATCTAGCACTTCTTCTTGGTGGTGGCGGACATCCAGTGTAAAAGTAACCTCTTTGGCAATCACATTAGGAATATTAGGCACTGCCTGTATTTTCCCAACTGTCGCCACTAAGTGAGCGTCCATTTCCGTAACTTGTTTAATGGCATATGTAATTAATTCCGCTGCAAGATGTATACTATCCTTTCGATAAGGCATGGGAGTTGTACCTGCGTGGTTACTCTCCCCAGTAACTTTGATCGTAAATCTTCTTTGTCCAACTATATGAGAGACAATCCCTATAGACTTCTGCTCTTTTTCTAAGACAGCCCCTTGTTCTATATGTATTTCTATAAAGCATTCAATATCCTCTCGCTTAACTTGTTTTTCAACTGGCTGCAAGCCCGCCGATGTCATAGCATGAGCAAAAGAAATATTTCTTGCGTCAGCTAATCCTTCGCAATCACTTTTAGTAAACTTTCCCGTTACCGATCCAGATCCCCAGAAAGCTAAAGGAAATCTACTCCCCTCTTCCTCACATAAAGAGACTACTTCTATTGTCTTTTTTGGTTTACCATAATGTTGTTTCAAATAATTGACAGCGATAAAACTCGCCATAATCCCGAAGGCTCCATCATATTTTCCACCATCTATAACAGTATCAATATGAGAACCTGTTAGAATGGCTTTCTCCTCTAGATCTACTCCTGCTAACCTGCCAAATAAGTTGCCAACACCATCAAAATAAGGATTCAAGCCATTTTCTTTCATTTTTTGAAAAAGAGAATGTTGGGCTAAGCGCCAATTTTCATCATAGAGAAGTCTTGTAACTCCACCATTTTTCGTCTTCCCAAATCGGGCAAGCCATTCTATCCAGTCCCCTACTTCTTTTGTTTCAATATCAATAGTTGTCTTCATTTCTCCCGCTCCTCTCTGCTGATACTCTCCCTACATTCAAAATAAAAAGAAAGAACTCTCCTTCCTTTTGTTATTTTCTAATAATATTTAAAACTACTTAAAACGCACTAATATATGTATCCATTATTTTAATAATCACTTGCTAGCAATTCATTAGATAAAATGTTAGAATTGTCTAAATACTTTGTATAAATTAACTAAAGAAGCTTCTTGATTACACGGATTACTTTGGGAGGGATACAATTGAAATTAGCAGAGATATTACAAAAACCTGCCTTTGCAGAAGTGCAAGTAATTGCAGGTCACGGAGGATTAAATAAAGAAATTAAGCATATTACCATGATGGATGCCCCTGATATCGTGGACTTCTTAAACCCAAACGATTTATTAGTCACTACTGCCTATCATCTTAAAGATAATCCTGGTGTTCTGCTCTCCTTAATAAAAAGTATGCATAAAAGGGATTGTACAGCTTTAGGAATTAAGTCCAAGAGATTTTTAGGACATATACCACAAGAAGCGATTCAATTCGCAAATGAAATAGGATTTCCCCTATTAGAAATACCTTTAGAAACTTCACTAGGGGAAATCGTTAATGCTTCTTTAAACTATATGTTGAGTCAAAGAACAGCAGAGTTAACCACTGCCTTTGAAACCCATCGGAAATTCACGCAGCATATTCTGAAAGGGAAAGGGATAAAAAGGCTTATTGATGACTTATCTCAAATGATTAACAAGCCGATCTTTTTACTAGATGCCCATTTTCAAATACACACTTCTTCTCATAATCGAACATCTACCGATAACTTTTTGAGCTCTCTCCATGCTAATGGGTTTGAATTTTTATTAGCTAACTCACCATACTCTTGCTTTTCGAGTAGAAATACAGAAGAATTTTTTACAATTTTCCCCATTTATACACATATGAGAAAACCAGCATTTTTAGTTGTTCTGGGAGAAATCCCCATGGAAGGTCATAGCTTGCTTCTTACGATTGAACAAGCAACTAATGTGCTTTCTTTTGAGCTAATGAGGGAAAATACAGTGAAGCAATATACTAGAAGAGCAAGAAATGATTTCTTCGCTCACTTTATGGAAGGAAAGTTTAGCTTTGCTGAGGAAATCGAAAGCAGAGCTAAAGAATTTTTCTTAAAAAAAGAACAGGCTTCCATCGCAATAATTGGCAAATTGGATAGCGGCGATCAATATAAATCTTTCACACAGCATTCTGTTGAGGTAGATTATGTATTTGAATTTATCGAAACAGAAATAAAAAAGGCACCTTTCGCTTCTCAGCTTTTTCTTATTGAGGATCATTGTATTATTATCATGGAAGTTACCGATTCCTCTTATGAGCTAGACAAAACCATTCTTCCTTATTTACAAAATATCCAAACCCATCTTGTGAACACATTTAAAACAAGTATTTCATTCGGTATCAGTAATGTTTATCAGCGCCTGTTAAATTTACCTAATGCTTATCAAGAGGCGCTTAGTGCATTACATACTGGACAGCTTTCTGGAAACACTCCTTTTATCCAGATACATCGACCAAAGGATGCCTTTGAAATGTTAAGAATCATTCCAACAAAGGATCTGCAGGAATTTTATGATCATATTTTTCAACCTTTCTCTAACAATCATCAGCAAGAAGATGAACAAATATTACTCCATACATTATCTGTTTACTTAGAGACCCATTGCCAAATTTCTGAAACAGCGAAACGTCTTTATGTACATCGTAATACAGTGATTTATCGCTTAGAAAAATGTGAGGATCTCTTAGGAAAAAGTCTTAAGGATCCAGAGACTACCTTCCACCTTCGTTTTGCCTTTCGGATTAAATCAATTTTAAAAATGAATGAAAGAAAAAAACAAAGCCAAATCTAAAGAAGTTTTTCATTTGTCTTAGTTATATAATCTATATTTTCTAAATATTTTGTATAAATTAACCAATGACTTCTTTCTTCTTACTTCTTATTATGTTAATAAATATAACACCATACGTTAGAATGAATAACAAAGGAGAAGGAGTGTTTATAATGCCTCAAAATAACAAAAAGGGAATTCGAATTTTTTCTTTAGGTCTTCAACATGTTCTTGCTATGTATGCTGGTGCTATCCTTGTTCCACTATTAGTTGGAAGAGCCTTAAATTTAACAAGCGAACAACTAGCCTATCTTGTTGCAATTGATCTTTTAACATGTGGAATTGCCACATTGCTTCAAGCCTGGAAAAACAAATATTTAGGCATTGGCTTGCCAGTTGTACTAGGTAGTTCATTCGTCGCTGTTACTCCGATGATTTCGATCGGAACAAATTATGGAGTCACCGCTATTTATGGAGCCATTATTATTACAGGGATTTTTATGTTTATTTGTGCTCCTTTTTTCAGCAAAATTACCAAGCTCTTCCCTCCAGTTGTAATAGGAACAGTTGTAACTATTATCGGTTTATCTCTTATCCCATCTGGTATTAAAAATATGGGCGGAGGAGCAGCAAGCGAAGATTTTGGCTCCATTGAGAATTTGCTTTTGGCATTTGGCGTCCTATTGTTCATTCTTTTGTTAAACCGGTTTACAAAAGGATTTATGCAATCATTGGCCGTCCTAATTGGAATTATTGCTGGTACTATTATTGCTGCTATTCTTGGTAAAGTAAACCTTACTCCAGTAAAAGAAGCTAGTTGGTTCCATTTTCCTGAACTATTTTATTTTGGGATACCTAGCTTTGAATTTGGGCCAATTCTAACCATGTTAATTGTCGGTTTAGTTATTGTAATTGAATCAACTGGTGTCTTTTTCGCACTAAGCAAAATAACGGAGACGCCACTAAGTGAAAAGGATTTAACGCGTGGGTATCGTGCCGAGGGTTTAGCGATTACTTTAGGTGGACTATTTAATGCCTTTCCGTATAATACCTTTGCTCAAAACGTTGGTCTTGTTCAGCTATCAAAAGTCAAAACGGTAAATGTCGTAATTGCCGCAGGAGGAATCCTTGTTTTCTTAGGCTTTATTCCTAAGGTTGCGGCTTTTGCCACTATTATTCCCACACCAGTGTTAGGCGGAGCAACCGTTGTTATGTTTGGAATGGTTGTTGCTTCTGGCATAAGAATGCTGAGCAAAGTTGATTTTACCAATCAGGCTAACTTGTTAATCATGGCTTGCTCTATTTCTATCGGTTTAGGAGCAACAGCAGTTCCTAATTTATTTGACCAGCTTCCTTCCGCCTTACGAATCATTGTAAGTGATGGGATTATCACAGGAAGTTTGGCTGCCATTTTATTAAATCTTCTTTTTAATGTTAAAACCAGTAAGAAAAGCTCTAATGTCTCTCTCTTGAGCAAACAAGTCGGCGAAACAAATACATTGTAAACAAAAAGAGGCTGCCCATTTGGAACTAGCCTCTTCATCAATCCTTTTATTCTTTATCAAAAGTCGTCATTTTCATTGTTTTCAGTCTTACAGCTTCTGGATTAACTTGAATTCTTGCTACCTTTGTTTCCATTGCTGCTTTTGCCACAGCAGAAGCAACAGCAGGAGCAACTCTAGGATCAAAGGGACTTGGAATTACATAATCTTCATTCAACTCAGCATCCGCAACTAAGCCTGCAATCGCTTCAGCTGCTGCCTTTTTCATTTCTTCATTAATAGTGGTTGCACGAACATCTAAAGCACCACGAAAAATTCCTGGAAAGGCCAATACATTATTTACTTGGTTCGGAAAATCTGATCTTCCTGTTCCAACTATGACCGCGCCCGCTTCTTTCGCCTGTGCCGGACTTATTTCTGGTACTGGATTTGCCAGTGCAAAGATAATCGCATCCTTATTCATTGTCTGTACCATTTCTTTCGTTAAAGTATTTGCTACAGAAACACCAATAAATACATCTGCTCCCACTAAAACATCTCTCAGTGTACCTCTCGTCAACTTAACATTCGTATAAGCTGCAACAGATTCTTTCGCTGGATTCATCCCAGCTGTCCTGCCAGCAAAGATCGCCCCTTTTGTGTCACATATAATCATATTAGTTACACCATAAGAGTTGAAAAGCTTTGTAATAGCAATACCTGAAGCGCCCGCACCATTTATTACTATTTTCAAATCCTTCATTTCTTTCTTTACTATCTTAAGGGCATTTAGAAGTCCTGCCAAAGCTACAATTGCTGTACCATGCTGGTCATCATGATAAACTGGAATGGCTAATTCTTGATTTAATCTTTCTTCAATCTCAAAACACTGTGGAGCAGCAATGTCTTCTAGGTGAATGGCACCAAAAGTAGGAGCCATTAGTTTAACTGCATCTACTATCTTGTCTACATCTGTTGAATTTAAAACAATGGGGAAGGCATCTACACCTGCAAAACTTTTAAGCAATATTGCTTTCCCTTCCATTACTGGCAAAGATGCTTCAGCACCAATATTACCCAAACCAAGTACAGATGTACCATTGGTGATAAGGCCCACCATATTACCCTTCATGGTAAAGTCATAGACAGTTTCTGGATTCTCAAAAATTTCTTTACATGGTTCTGCTACTCCCGGAGAATAAGCTAAACTTAAATCTTGGGCATTTTTTACTTCCACTTTTGCATGGATTTCCAATTTCCCCTGTTTGACTTGATGCATATGTAAAGCATCTTCTCGTAAAGACATTCTATCTCTCCCTTATTTCTGTAACATGATTGCATCCTTCCATTGGATGCATTTCCTAGATAAGGATTCCCCTCCCTATCTACGATAATATAACGTAGAAACAAAAAAAGAAACGCTTTCAAGAAAAAATAAAGAATATCTTTAAAACTGTTCCAAAGCATTTCTACAGACTGCCACTCTTCTTTATCAAACCATCATTACAAGGGAATTTATCTACATAAATCCCCTATATCTAAAATTATCTGTTCTTATGCTCCACGCTGATTTGATCTTGCTCATTTATGGAAATTAAAACGTCTACCATATTAATAAAAAGGCCATTCTCTACTACCCCTACTATATTATTCAAGTCTTGATGTAATTGAGTGGGGTTTTGGATAGTAGGAAAAGAACAATCTATAATATAATTTCCGTTATCTGTTACGAAGAGCTTGCCATCTTTCTGCCGTATCGCTGTTTTGCAGCCAAATTTTCGAATGGCTTTCTCTGTATGTTTATAACCAAAAGGTACGACTTCAATAGGAAGAGGGAATTTTCCCAATGATTGGACTTTCTTGCTTCCATCAGCAACTACAATAAAGGTTTTAGCAGCACTGGCAATTATTTTCTCACGCAATAATGCTCCGCCGCCCCCTTTAATCGCAAAGAAGTTATCATCAATTTCATCCGCTCCATCAATAGCAATGTCTAATTGCTCTACTTCGTTTATATCAATCAGCTGAATTCCACATTCGCTGGCTAATTTTTCTGTAGCCTTTGACGTTGCTACACCTTTTAATTCCACCCCCTTCTTAATCATTTCTCCCATTTTTTTTATCACATAATAGGCAGTAGATCCCGTGCCAAGTCCGACTGTCATCCCATCTTTCACAAATTGAATGACTGCTGCTTCTCCGACTAATACTTTTTCATCCTGTCTTTCCATTCTGTTCACCTACACACTTTTTTTTATTCATCCAAATAGTTATCCTCCTTCTATAATAGATGATAACGCCTTCTCTTTCATCTATTTTCCTTAGAAATTTTCTCCTAAATATACTTTCACTTTATTTTTCACTTGTTCCATTTTATCTGCATTCCTCCTATAGATCGCTTTTGCTGCAATAATCATATTTTCCTTCAAAAAAAGAAGCCATTATATTTTTTGAACTGTCCGATTTCCTTTTTTGTGCCCTTTTAAATGATTTCATTTCCTCCTTAGTTATTCCGCAAAAAAAATTCCAATTTACCGAGTCATAGTTCGTTTGTCTTTCATTTGAAACTTTTTCATGCGTTTTTCGTATTTGTTAATAAACAATATAAGGGAGTTATATGATGATTATTATTGTGATTGTAATA of Niallia circulans contains these proteins:
- the rpiA gene encoding ribose-5-phosphate isomerase RpiA, which gives rise to MERQDEKVLVGEAAVIQFVKDGMTVGLGTGSTAYYVIKKMGEMIKKGVELKGVATSKATEKLASECGIQLIDINEVEQLDIAIDGADEIDDNFFAIKGGGGALLREKIIASAAKTFIVVADGSKKVQSLGKFPLPIEVVPFGYKHTEKAIRKFGCKTAIRQKDGKLFVTDNGNYIIDCSFPTIQNPTQLHQDLNNIVGVVENGLFINMVDVLISINEQDQISVEHKNR
- a CDS encoding nucleobase:cation symporter-2 family protein yields the protein MPQNNKKGIRIFSLGLQHVLAMYAGAILVPLLVGRALNLTSEQLAYLVAIDLLTCGIATLLQAWKNKYLGIGLPVVLGSSFVAVTPMISIGTNYGVTAIYGAIIITGIFMFICAPFFSKITKLFPPVVIGTVVTIIGLSLIPSGIKNMGGGAASEDFGSIENLLLAFGVLLFILLLNRFTKGFMQSLAVLIGIIAGTIIAAILGKVNLTPVKEASWFHFPELFYFGIPSFEFGPILTMLIVGLVIVIESTGVFFALSKITETPLSEKDLTRGYRAEGLAITLGGLFNAFPYNTFAQNVGLVQLSKVKTVNVVIAAGGILVFLGFIPKVAAFATIIPTPVLGGATVVMFGMVVASGIRMLSKVDFTNQANLLIMACSISIGLGATAVPNLFDQLPSALRIIVSDGIITGSLAAILLNLLFNVKTSKKSSNVSLLSKQVGETNTL
- a CDS encoding NAD(P)-dependent malic enzyme — its product is MSLREDALHMHQVKQGKLEIHAKVEVKNAQDLSLAYSPGVAEPCKEIFENPETVYDFTMKGNMVGLITNGTSVLGLGNIGAEASLPVMEGKAILLKSFAGVDAFPIVLNSTDVDKIVDAVKLMAPTFGAIHLEDIAAPQCFEIEERLNQELAIPVYHDDQHGTAIVALAGLLNALKIVKKEMKDLKIVINGAGASGIAITKLFNSYGVTNMIICDTKGAIFAGRTAGMNPAKESVAAYTNVKLTRGTLRDVLVGADVFIGVSVANTLTKEMVQTMNKDAIIFALANPVPEISPAQAKEAGAVIVGTGRSDFPNQVNNVLAFPGIFRGALDVRATTINEEMKKAAAEAIAGLVADAELNEDYVIPSPFDPRVAPAVASAVAKAAMETKVARIQVNPEAVRLKTMKMTTFDKE
- a CDS encoding PucR family transcriptional regulator, encoding MKLAEILQKPAFAEVQVIAGHGGLNKEIKHITMMDAPDIVDFLNPNDLLVTTAYHLKDNPGVLLSLIKSMHKRDCTALGIKSKRFLGHIPQEAIQFANEIGFPLLEIPLETSLGEIVNASLNYMLSQRTAELTTAFETHRKFTQHILKGKGIKRLIDDLSQMINKPIFLLDAHFQIHTSSHNRTSTDNFLSSLHANGFEFLLANSPYSCFSSRNTEEFFTIFPIYTHMRKPAFLVVLGEIPMEGHSLLLTIEQATNVLSFELMRENTVKQYTRRARNDFFAHFMEGKFSFAEEIESRAKEFFLKKEQASIAIIGKLDSGDQYKSFTQHSVEVDYVFEFIETEIKKAPFASQLFLIEDHCIIIMEVTDSSYELDKTILPYLQNIQTHLVNTFKTSISFGISNVYQRLLNLPNAYQEALSALHTGQLSGNTPFIQIHRPKDAFEMLRIIPTKDLQEFYDHIFQPFSNNHQQEDEQILLHTLSVYLETHCQISETAKRLYVHRNTVIYRLEKCEDLLGKSLKDPETTFHLRFAFRIKSILKMNERKKQSQI
- the allC gene encoding allantoate deiminase is translated as MKTTIDIETKEVGDWIEWLARFGKTKNGGVTRLLYDENWRLAQHSLFQKMKENGLNPYFDGVGNLFGRLAGVDLEEKAILTGSHIDTVIDGGKYDGAFGIMASFIAVNYLKQHYGKPKKTIEVVSLCEEEGSRFPLAFWGSGSVTGKFTKSDCEGLADARNISFAHAMTSAGLQPVEKQVKREDIECFIEIHIEQGAVLEKEQKSIGIVSHIVGQRRFTIKVTGESNHAGTTPMPYRKDSIHLAAELITYAIKQVTEMDAHLVATVGKIQAVPNIPNVIAKEVTFTLDVRHHQEEVLDYYCEKIFAHFKERCKTAGMEVGWNQWLDVKAVAMDDKLTQLSERIVEEIDIPYQKMISGAGHDAQIFGTYCPTALLFVPSVNGISHSPKEHTNLEDLKNGVVVLIELLHRLAY
- a CDS encoding pyridoxal-phosphate-dependent aminotransferase family protein; translation: MTFLELNTPLRTIMTPGPVEVDPRVLRALSTPILGQFDPAFTSIMNDVMRMIQQVFQTKNQWAYPVDGTSRSGLEAVLASVIEPGDKVLIPIYGRFGHLLTEISERYGAEIHLLQCKWGEVFDPEVIIAEMKRVRPKVVALVHGETSTGCMQPLEEVGKACREQDILFIVDAVATIGGANVQTDNWYIDAVIGGNQKCLSVPSGNAPITYNDRVEKVLNARKKVERGIATEVELAEIKAHAPIRSNYLDLAQLQDYWSPRRLNHHTEATTMLYALHEGLRIVLEEGLEKRFARHQYHEQALMEGIKGMGLELFGDKRWKLPTVTCINVPKGIDAESVRSMMLEQFGVEIASSFGPLHGKIWRIGTMGYSCRKENVLFVLASLEACLISHGVKLPAGQALQAALNFYLRG